A genomic region of Drosophila kikkawai strain 14028-0561.14 chromosome X, DkikHiC1v2, whole genome shotgun sequence contains the following coding sequences:
- the LOC108083840 gene encoding apoptosis-inducing factor 3 isoform X1, which yields MWKPCWRLPINLAHANTGGIRNVLRILQDRPSKSFKILTAKWSESQLHKRNIYTMGSINCKEYKTTGSTPKKEKTPVGAVGSYQSKCSNQSPSTTMSSQPSSSEAVEYTDPVAVECNVSDLKENEMRQVDFDEDTRVLLVKQNGNLKAVGAKCSHYGAPLNTGALGLGRVRCPWHGACFNLDTGDIEDFPGLDSIPCYRVEVGNEGQVLLRAKRSDLAQNKRLKNMVRRKPEDERVFIVVGGGPSGAVAAETIRQEGFTGRLILVCREEYLPYDRVKISKSMQLEIEQLRFRDEDFYKEHDIEVWQGVAADKLDTAQKELHCSNGYVVKYDKIYIATGCSAFRPPIPGVNLTNVRTVRELADTKAIVGLITPEARVVCLGSSFIALEAAAGLVSKVASVTVVGRENVPLKAAFGAEIGQRVLQLFEDNKVEMRMESGITEIVGDAEGKVSEVVLVDGTRLPCDLLILGTGSKLNTQFLAKSGVKINRNGSVDVTDFLESNVPDVYVGGDIANAHIHGLAHDRVNIGHYQLAQYHGRVAAINMCGGVKKLEAVPFFFTLIFGKGIRYAGHGSYKEVIIDGSLEDFKFVAYFVNEADTVTAVASCGRDPVVAQFAELTSQGKCLGRGQIADPATRQDWTKKLSEPVAQYR from the exons AT GTGGAAACCCTGCTGGCGATTACCCATAAACTTGGCCCACGCAAATACTGGTGGCATCAGGAACGTTCTACGGATACTGCAGGACAGGCCGAG CAAATCCTTTAAAATACTCACCGCTAAGTGGTCTGAAAGCCAGTTGCACAAACGAAATATATACACAATGGGATCCATCAACTGCAAGGAGTACAAAACCACGGGCAGCACACCCAAAAAAGAGAAAACCCCAG TTGGTGCCGTGGGTTCCTACCAGTCCAAGTGCAGCAATCAGAGTCCCAGCACTACCATGTCATCCCAGCCATCCTCCTCGGAAGCCGTGGAATACACGGATCCCGTGGCCGTTGAATGCAATGTCTCCGATCTCAAGGAGAACGAGATGCGGCAGGTGGACTTTGATGAGGATACCCGTGTCCTACTGGTCAAGCAAAATGGTAACCTCAAGGCTGTGGGTGCCAAGTGCAGCCACTATGGAGCTCCCTTGAACACGGGCGCTTTGGGTTTGGGACGTGTCCGGTGCCCCTGGCATGGAGCCTGCTTTAATCTCGACACTGGTGACATTGAGGATTTCCCAGGACTCGACTCCATACCCTGCTATCGCGTGGAAGTCGGCAATGAGGGTCAAGTGCTGCTGCGGGCCAAACGCTCGGATTTGGCCCAGAACAAGCGTCTCAAGAACATGGTTCGTCGCAAGCCCGAGGATGAGCGTGTCTTTATTGTGGTCGGCGGCGGTCCCTCCGGTGCAGTGGCTGCGGAAACCATCCGGCAGGAGGGCTTCACCGGTCGCCTAATCCTTGTGTGCCGCGAGGAGTATCTGCCCTACGATCGTGTCAAGATCTCCAAGTCCATGCAGCTGGAGATCGAGCAGTTGCGCTTCCGCGACGAGGACTTTTACAAGGAGCACGACATCGAGGTGTGGCAGGGCGTGGCTGCCGACAAACTGGACACCGCCCAGAAGGAGCTGCACTGCAGCAATGGTTATGTGGTGAAATATGACAAGATTTACATAGCCACCGGCTGTTCCGCCTTTCGTCCGCCCATTCCCGGCGTCAATTTGACCAATGTGCGCACCGTCCGGGAGCTGGCCGACACTAAGGCCATTGTGGGTCTCATCACACCCGAGGCTCGTGTGGTCTGCCTGGGTTCCAGCTTTATTGCCTTGGAAGCAGCCGCCGGTCTGGTCTCCAAGGTGGCCAGTGTCACTGTTGTGGGACGCGAGAATGTGCCGCTGAAGGCTGCCTTCGGGGCGGAGATTGGCCAGCGGGTGCTGCAGCTCTTCGAGGACAACAAGGTGGAGATGCGCATGGAGAGCGGCATCACCGAGATCGTTGGCGATGCCGAGGGCAAGGTATCCGAGGTGGTCTTGGTGGATGGTACACGGTTGCCCTGTGACCTGCTCATTCTGGGCACCGGTTCCAAGCTCAACACCCAGTTCCTGGCCAAATCGGGCGTTAAGATCAATCGCAACGGCTCCGTGGATGTCACCGATTTCCTGGAGTCCAATGTACCCGATGTCTATGTGGGCGGCGACATAGCCAATGCCCACATCCATGGTTTGGCCCACGATCGCGTGAATATCGGTCACTACCAGCTGGCCCAGTACCATGGACGGGTGGCGGCCATTAATATGTGCGGCGGCGTGAAGAAACTGGAGGCCGTGCCCttctttttcactttgatcTTTGGCAAGGGCATCCGGTATGCCGGCCATGGCTCCTACAAGGAGGTCATCATCGACGGCAGCCTAGAGGACTTTAAGTTTGTGGCATATTTTGTGAACGAGGCGGACACGGTGACGGCGGTGGCCTCGTGCGGTCGTGATCCCGTTGTGGCCCAGTTTGCGGAGCTCACCTCGCAGGGCAAGTGCCTGGGACGTGGCCAAATTGCGGATCCTGCCACGCGTCAGGACTGGACGAAGAAGCTCAGCGAGCCGGTGGCCCAATATCGTTAA
- the LOC108083840 gene encoding apoptosis-inducing factor 3 isoform X3, whose translation MSSQPSSSEAVEYTDPVAVECNVSDLKENEMRQVDFDEDTRVLLVKQNGNLKAVGAKCSHYGAPLNTGALGLGRVRCPWHGACFNLDTGDIEDFPGLDSIPCYRVEVGNEGQVLLRAKRSDLAQNKRLKNMVRRKPEDERVFIVVGGGPSGAVAAETIRQEGFTGRLILVCREEYLPYDRVKISKSMQLEIEQLRFRDEDFYKEHDIEVWQGVAADKLDTAQKELHCSNGYVVKYDKIYIATGCSAFRPPIPGVNLTNVRTVRELADTKAIVGLITPEARVVCLGSSFIALEAAAGLVSKVASVTVVGRENVPLKAAFGAEIGQRVLQLFEDNKVEMRMESGITEIVGDAEGKVSEVVLVDGTRLPCDLLILGTGSKLNTQFLAKSGVKINRNGSVDVTDFLESNVPDVYVGGDIANAHIHGLAHDRVNIGHYQLAQYHGRVAAINMCGGVKKLEAVPFFFTLIFGKGIRYAGHGSYKEVIIDGSLEDFKFVAYFVNEADTVTAVASCGRDPVVAQFAELTSQGKCLGRGQIADPATRQDWTKKLSEPVAQYR comes from the coding sequence ATGTCATCCCAGCCATCCTCCTCGGAAGCCGTGGAATACACGGATCCCGTGGCCGTTGAATGCAATGTCTCCGATCTCAAGGAGAACGAGATGCGGCAGGTGGACTTTGATGAGGATACCCGTGTCCTACTGGTCAAGCAAAATGGTAACCTCAAGGCTGTGGGTGCCAAGTGCAGCCACTATGGAGCTCCCTTGAACACGGGCGCTTTGGGTTTGGGACGTGTCCGGTGCCCCTGGCATGGAGCCTGCTTTAATCTCGACACTGGTGACATTGAGGATTTCCCAGGACTCGACTCCATACCCTGCTATCGCGTGGAAGTCGGCAATGAGGGTCAAGTGCTGCTGCGGGCCAAACGCTCGGATTTGGCCCAGAACAAGCGTCTCAAGAACATGGTTCGTCGCAAGCCCGAGGATGAGCGTGTCTTTATTGTGGTCGGCGGCGGTCCCTCCGGTGCAGTGGCTGCGGAAACCATCCGGCAGGAGGGCTTCACCGGTCGCCTAATCCTTGTGTGCCGCGAGGAGTATCTGCCCTACGATCGTGTCAAGATCTCCAAGTCCATGCAGCTGGAGATCGAGCAGTTGCGCTTCCGCGACGAGGACTTTTACAAGGAGCACGACATCGAGGTGTGGCAGGGCGTGGCTGCCGACAAACTGGACACCGCCCAGAAGGAGCTGCACTGCAGCAATGGTTATGTGGTGAAATATGACAAGATTTACATAGCCACCGGCTGTTCCGCCTTTCGTCCGCCCATTCCCGGCGTCAATTTGACCAATGTGCGCACCGTCCGGGAGCTGGCCGACACTAAGGCCATTGTGGGTCTCATCACACCCGAGGCTCGTGTGGTCTGCCTGGGTTCCAGCTTTATTGCCTTGGAAGCAGCCGCCGGTCTGGTCTCCAAGGTGGCCAGTGTCACTGTTGTGGGACGCGAGAATGTGCCGCTGAAGGCTGCCTTCGGGGCGGAGATTGGCCAGCGGGTGCTGCAGCTCTTCGAGGACAACAAGGTGGAGATGCGCATGGAGAGCGGCATCACCGAGATCGTTGGCGATGCCGAGGGCAAGGTATCCGAGGTGGTCTTGGTGGATGGTACACGGTTGCCCTGTGACCTGCTCATTCTGGGCACCGGTTCCAAGCTCAACACCCAGTTCCTGGCCAAATCGGGCGTTAAGATCAATCGCAACGGCTCCGTGGATGTCACCGATTTCCTGGAGTCCAATGTACCCGATGTCTATGTGGGCGGCGACATAGCCAATGCCCACATCCATGGTTTGGCCCACGATCGCGTGAATATCGGTCACTACCAGCTGGCCCAGTACCATGGACGGGTGGCGGCCATTAATATGTGCGGCGGCGTGAAGAAACTGGAGGCCGTGCCCttctttttcactttgatcTTTGGCAAGGGCATCCGGTATGCCGGCCATGGCTCCTACAAGGAGGTCATCATCGACGGCAGCCTAGAGGACTTTAAGTTTGTGGCATATTTTGTGAACGAGGCGGACACGGTGACGGCGGTGGCCTCGTGCGGTCGTGATCCCGTTGTGGCCCAGTTTGCGGAGCTCACCTCGCAGGGCAAGTGCCTGGGACGTGGCCAAATTGCGGATCCTGCCACGCGTCAGGACTGGACGAAGAAGCTCAGCGAGCCGGTGGCCCAATATCGTTAA
- the LOC108083842 gene encoding uncharacterized protein, which translates to MSRSGTEVFLGLLLLVVGSVRSQLSSLQELELSSLRTHKQLLQAEISRLFLEQPARPETQLLLDDLQLRDHQLSGQIESLEGVGKGEGTTQRLAINLTADFEHLQHKLDDLKRQLERLDGRFATQGKQLKQHSTSEITPPAAVPGLGSFLWGPLLTMPEFPQGSVASDQQDHHLDQQQHQGSSPSIIKRVMDMLRPSVGVANFRSRWAESDKSAGKSALEKGKSSHPLSAEELLPQLQEQRRFLDDAITRLELLAVKKGSKKT; encoded by the coding sequence ATGTCACGTTCGGGTACAGAAGTCTTTTTGGGTTTGCTTCTCCTGGTGGTGGGTTCGGTTCGCTCCCAACTTAGCAGCCTCCAGGAACTTGAGCTCAGTTCGCTGCGCACCCACAAACAGCTGCTGCAGGCGGAGATCTCACGTCTCTTCCTGGAACAGCCAGCCAGACCGGAAACCCAGCTTTTGCTGGATGACCTGCAGCTGAGGGATCACCAGCTTTCAGGGCAAATCGAAAGCCTGGAGGGTGTTGGCAAGGGTGAGGGCACCACCCAGCGATTGGCCATCAATCTCACCGCTGACTTTGAGCATCTGCAGCACAAGCTGGATGATTTGAAGCGTCAACTGGAGCGGCTGGATGGTCGCTTTGCCACGCAGGGCAAGCAATTGAAGCAGCACTCCACCTCGGAGATTACTCCTCCAGCGGCTGTTCCTGGTTTGGGCTCATTTCTCTGGGGGCCTCTGCTAACCATGCCGGAGTTTCCCCAAGGCAGCGTGGCCAGTGATCAGCAGGATCACCACCTggatcagcagcagcaccagggCTCCAGTCCCTCCATCATCAAACGTGTCATGGACATGCTGAGACCCTCGGTTGGCGTGGCCAATTTCCGCAGCCGCTGGGCAGAGTCGGACAAGTCAGCGGGTAAATCGGCTTTGGAAAAGGGAAAATCCTCGCATCCACTAAGTGCCGAGGAGCTACTGCCACAATTGCAGGAGCAGCGCCGATTTCTGGATGATGCCATCACGCGCCTGGAGCTACTGGCCGTTAAAAAGGGTTCCAAGAAAACTTGA
- the LOC108083840 gene encoding apoptosis-inducing factor 3 isoform X2 translates to MGSINCKEYKTTGSTPKKEKTPVGAVGSYQSKCSNQSPSTTMSSQPSSSEAVEYTDPVAVECNVSDLKENEMRQVDFDEDTRVLLVKQNGNLKAVGAKCSHYGAPLNTGALGLGRVRCPWHGACFNLDTGDIEDFPGLDSIPCYRVEVGNEGQVLLRAKRSDLAQNKRLKNMVRRKPEDERVFIVVGGGPSGAVAAETIRQEGFTGRLILVCREEYLPYDRVKISKSMQLEIEQLRFRDEDFYKEHDIEVWQGVAADKLDTAQKELHCSNGYVVKYDKIYIATGCSAFRPPIPGVNLTNVRTVRELADTKAIVGLITPEARVVCLGSSFIALEAAAGLVSKVASVTVVGRENVPLKAAFGAEIGQRVLQLFEDNKVEMRMESGITEIVGDAEGKVSEVVLVDGTRLPCDLLILGTGSKLNTQFLAKSGVKINRNGSVDVTDFLESNVPDVYVGGDIANAHIHGLAHDRVNIGHYQLAQYHGRVAAINMCGGVKKLEAVPFFFTLIFGKGIRYAGHGSYKEVIIDGSLEDFKFVAYFVNEADTVTAVASCGRDPVVAQFAELTSQGKCLGRGQIADPATRQDWTKKLSEPVAQYR, encoded by the exons ATGGGATCCATCAACTGCAAGGAGTACAAAACCACGGGCAGCACACCCAAAAAAGAGAAAACCCCAG TTGGTGCCGTGGGTTCCTACCAGTCCAAGTGCAGCAATCAGAGTCCCAGCACTACCATGTCATCCCAGCCATCCTCCTCGGAAGCCGTGGAATACACGGATCCCGTGGCCGTTGAATGCAATGTCTCCGATCTCAAGGAGAACGAGATGCGGCAGGTGGACTTTGATGAGGATACCCGTGTCCTACTGGTCAAGCAAAATGGTAACCTCAAGGCTGTGGGTGCCAAGTGCAGCCACTATGGAGCTCCCTTGAACACGGGCGCTTTGGGTTTGGGACGTGTCCGGTGCCCCTGGCATGGAGCCTGCTTTAATCTCGACACTGGTGACATTGAGGATTTCCCAGGACTCGACTCCATACCCTGCTATCGCGTGGAAGTCGGCAATGAGGGTCAAGTGCTGCTGCGGGCCAAACGCTCGGATTTGGCCCAGAACAAGCGTCTCAAGAACATGGTTCGTCGCAAGCCCGAGGATGAGCGTGTCTTTATTGTGGTCGGCGGCGGTCCCTCCGGTGCAGTGGCTGCGGAAACCATCCGGCAGGAGGGCTTCACCGGTCGCCTAATCCTTGTGTGCCGCGAGGAGTATCTGCCCTACGATCGTGTCAAGATCTCCAAGTCCATGCAGCTGGAGATCGAGCAGTTGCGCTTCCGCGACGAGGACTTTTACAAGGAGCACGACATCGAGGTGTGGCAGGGCGTGGCTGCCGACAAACTGGACACCGCCCAGAAGGAGCTGCACTGCAGCAATGGTTATGTGGTGAAATATGACAAGATTTACATAGCCACCGGCTGTTCCGCCTTTCGTCCGCCCATTCCCGGCGTCAATTTGACCAATGTGCGCACCGTCCGGGAGCTGGCCGACACTAAGGCCATTGTGGGTCTCATCACACCCGAGGCTCGTGTGGTCTGCCTGGGTTCCAGCTTTATTGCCTTGGAAGCAGCCGCCGGTCTGGTCTCCAAGGTGGCCAGTGTCACTGTTGTGGGACGCGAGAATGTGCCGCTGAAGGCTGCCTTCGGGGCGGAGATTGGCCAGCGGGTGCTGCAGCTCTTCGAGGACAACAAGGTGGAGATGCGCATGGAGAGCGGCATCACCGAGATCGTTGGCGATGCCGAGGGCAAGGTATCCGAGGTGGTCTTGGTGGATGGTACACGGTTGCCCTGTGACCTGCTCATTCTGGGCACCGGTTCCAAGCTCAACACCCAGTTCCTGGCCAAATCGGGCGTTAAGATCAATCGCAACGGCTCCGTGGATGTCACCGATTTCCTGGAGTCCAATGTACCCGATGTCTATGTGGGCGGCGACATAGCCAATGCCCACATCCATGGTTTGGCCCACGATCGCGTGAATATCGGTCACTACCAGCTGGCCCAGTACCATGGACGGGTGGCGGCCATTAATATGTGCGGCGGCGTGAAGAAACTGGAGGCCGTGCCCttctttttcactttgatcTTTGGCAAGGGCATCCGGTATGCCGGCCATGGCTCCTACAAGGAGGTCATCATCGACGGCAGCCTAGAGGACTTTAAGTTTGTGGCATATTTTGTGAACGAGGCGGACACGGTGACGGCGGTGGCCTCGTGCGGTCGTGATCCCGTTGTGGCCCAGTTTGCGGAGCTCACCTCGCAGGGCAAGTGCCTGGGACGTGGCCAAATTGCGGATCCTGCCACGCGTCAGGACTGGACGAAGAAGCTCAGCGAGCCGGTGGCCCAATATCGTTAA